The following nucleotide sequence is from Zingiber officinale cultivar Zhangliang chromosome 10A, Zo_v1.1, whole genome shotgun sequence.
ACTGTCAAAAATCCATCATATGCGGAGCGAGGTGGGTTGGGTTGGGAAATCCCCAACCCAACCCAAGGCGGATCGCGGATTAGGCGGACCAACCGACGAGCctgccaaaaatatatatatatagaaaagattgaaaattttaagtttgggTTGGAAATTAGGCGGGTCAAGCTCACGAGCCATTAAGTTTTCcactttaattttgaatttgggaaaaaaaattctcaatttgTAGGTTAAGCCGAGCCCTCCATAGGCCGGCCTGCCTGCTTGGGCCCGTGAGCCCGTGAGCCCGCCTGAATCCATCTTAAAATAGGTTGATAACATTTCAACCCAAcctgcttaaattgtttggcgggatgGCCCAACCCGATggacccaacccaaattgacgagtCCAACAGATGACATGGGAAACCATACTCGGATAAGGCTAATATTTGTGGGGAGCCATGTTTGGGAATGCAAAGATAGGCAATATGGAGATACATACTTGAGGATGGATTAGAGAGTAGCATTGAGAGTTTAGGAGAACTCAGAGAAGAGAATTCGATTGGGGAGAGCTTGAGCATTAGAGAGGGGAGCTTGCTGAGTAATCGAAGAAGAGCTCAAGAAGCTTTGAGTAGTTGAAGGATAACTTAGGGAACTTCTGCACATTTGGAGGGAGAGTTCAGGGAGCTCTGAGTAATACCCATTTGTCTTTATGAGATGCCGACATGTTGACCTGGTCGAAGGTCGACTCTTGAACCAAAGGTCCTTGGCCAATTGGCTAAGGTGGAAATAAAGCCACATGTGCCTGGTTGGCTAATTGGAATATGGTCCACATCATGGGATATCATGTTTGATTGCTCGACATAGAATGAAATGCTAGATGTAATACTCTAAGATCTAACAACTTTGCTGGGATCACATTCCTCTAATACCACCTGTTCACCACTTGCTACAACTTATTGTCTCAGACCATGTAGATATTATCTTGTGCTTTAAAAATGTAGAATCACCTCCACCACATGTCCATGTTGTGGGATCTTCATCTCTTAAGGTTGAATAACACAATCACAGTAAAAGGaacaaaatcaatttaatatgGTTCGAAGTAAGCTCACAACATTTGAAGCCAGATTCGGTCCAAGTGTGATTGTGTTCTTGGTTATTATCATAAACTCTTTTTAGTCTATGAAAACCATTTGTTGTCGTTGTCTCTCCACATTTGCTCATTTTCTCTCAATATTAAGTCTTAGATGTTGGAATCctgatttatttatttcatttggCAACATCTCACAAGTTATGATTTTAtcctcaacaacaacaacaaccaagccttatccgaCTAGGGCTATTATCATTTCATCCTCACAAACTTCAAAATCCACAATTCATTAAATTTGAAGGGAAGTAAAAGGAAGAAGATCGCCATAAACCTCAACCAATCATCAATGCAAGGTTGTTGTGCTAGTTTtggcattttcattttcattgttATCATGTCTCAGTTcattttatctttttcttctgtGAGATCTTGTTTAATTTACATAATAAGCTGGATATAGATACCATTTATATTATAGCTTGAGGAGGAGGACTGTGTGacataatataatttttcattccTCTCAATAGTTGGTTAATCCTACTTGGACAAGTTCACACTCAGGCCTTAAAGCATCTAGACCAATTGATCATGACTTAATTACATGTGGTTTTTCATTGGAATCTATTAACCACCTACTCATCAACTCTTATTGCTTCTCAAGGATTGAACACACTTAAGGATGTCAGAATGAtctatcaaatgcatctaattttAGTGTAAGATTATGATTTATCATGCTACacattttcttttgaacctttgactTATCATTTCCAGATTTCTAAAGGCACGAGGGTTCAATATTGAAAAAGCTACTCATATGTGGTCTGAGATGCTCCAGTGGAGGATCAACTTTGGTGCTGATACTATCATTCATGTGAGATTAGCTAATGTACATTTTCCTTTCCTACTTTCTTGTAGCAAAAGTAATGAGCACAGTCAAGAGCTTCCACTAATGATTTACAGGTTAATAGCTTGGCATGGTTTTGAACTTTTTTTTCCCTTAAGGCTCTAAAGTTCTCTAGGCTTTTGACTGGAAGTCCCACATTGGGCTTTAGATATTATCAGTGAAGTAATGTGCCAAGCTACATGGTATAAATTCTGGATTTAACCTGGAAACGTGCTATgtagaattttgagttttagacttATTACAAAGTCTTGCATACCTATATCTATGTTGTGAGTACTTGTGGTTCAAATGCTAAACCACTCATGGGGAAATCTGAATGAAATAGAACAAACCTTGCCCTTAATTAAAATGTGTTCCACTTGTTATTTGATTGATAATTCTGTCCTAAAGATGACATTTGACAACCACAAAgcacattaaaataaattcatagtTGGAAATAATTCCAACAGAAACTTGGTTTGGAATATAAATCTCATAAACCTCATATATACTTGTTTTTTTATCTTTCACTACGAGATGTCACCACACTGCATTGGATATGAGAACGACAAGGTTAAAAACTCACATATACATTGTTTGATATTTGAAGAGTGATAATTTGAGTTTAGAGTTTACCAATGTTTCAAAAGGTTATTATGCCTTCCATTTTCTAACAGATTAAGTTTACTTAGGATTTTGTATTTGATGAACTCGACGAAGTCCTCCATTATTATCCACACGGTTTCCATGGTGTTGATAAAGATGGAAGACCCCTATATATAGAAAGACTTGGGAAAGTTGAATCCAACAGACTTCTGGCCGTCACAACTGTTGAAAGATTTCTTAAGTACCATGTTCAGTGCATAGAGAAGATGCTTACTGAGAAGTTCCCAGCCTGTTCTGTTGCAACCCAAAGACACATTGATATGATGATAACAATTTTAGATGTACAAGGAGTGGTATGTGGttcttttttttactttaatatttgaatttgagCTCACACTATTCATGTCAGTGCAGTTTGCTGACAAATTTATTATGTAGAACTGGATTAGTGTTGGCAAATTAGCTCGTGATGTTGTTGTTCAGATCCAGAAAATCGACACTGACAATTACCCTGAGGTGATACCTGTCAGTCCTTATACATAAGTAATTATTATGTCACAGTTTGGCATAACCAAATCAACGTGTTTCTTCCTATATTTTGGCAGATATTATACAAGTTGTTTGTTATAAATGCCGGTAGTGGTTTCAGATTACTTTGGAATACTATAAAGGGCATAATTGATCCACGAACAGCAGCCAAGATTGTGGTAGTCTGTTGATGTATAAAACCTATAATCTTATGCACCAAGTTTACACTTTCATCTAATTTTGCAGGTGTTAGGAGAACGATATCAAAATACGTTACTTGAATGCATTGAGATGAGGTTTACATATTCATTTTTTGTGAATTTAGTCATGCCTACAAAAGGCCCTGTGGTTTGATGATCTCAACTATTGCTATCTACTTCCTTGTTATTGATGACAGTGAACTACCTGAGTTTCTTGGTGGATCTTGCACTTGTTCTGATAAGGGTGGATGTCTTCGATCCAATAGAGGACCATGGAGTGAGCCTGAGATTATAAATGTCAGCATAGAAATTTTTCTATTTGTCTTTAAGTTAGAAGAATAAATTTCTTATGCTCAGTCTTCAATGTTGCTTTATTTTATTCCAGTTAGTTCAGGAAGCCAAACAGATGAGTCCAAGTAGCAGAGGTAATGTATTGTATGGTGAGAAATTGAATCAGCAGGTTAGGAACTATGTTATCTTAGGCGGGGTATAAATTCCATTCTTATAGGCAGATCAGCTATGTTAATTTTGAAGGATGTAATCATAATTGCAGGTGAGAATGTTTAAAAAGTCCAACATGAATGAGAAGTCATATAAAGAATCAGTCTCTCATACTGGATCCGTTCTACAATTTGCTACCCAGTCAACTCCGGTTCATGAAAATGTTAGTTATCTTTAACCAGCTCTCTGCATTCTATGATTGCATTGATTGTTTATGTCTGAAATTCTAACTTCTGCATGCAATTGTTTAGCTAACATAAACATGTGTACTACAAGTAACAAAGGCAAAGTTAATGCTGCACTAAACATTTGTGTACTTAAGCATcataaaggatttttttttcatgtGGTAACAGTTTGATGGACGTTTATGTGCTTGTTCCTGACCGTTTCAATTTTTGAATCATCTCTATGATAGACGCCCAAGCTTAAAAGAAGTTCAATGTTTATAATCCAGGTGTTTCTAACTAGAAAGTTACCAATAGTTTATGCTTTTCCATCTTTCTGCTCCTTCAAAGAATTTGGTTGAACTTAAATCTAGCGTCCTTTGTTTAATCATTTCTTTCCATTATCTCTAACAATAGTAAGATGCTTAAGGAGAAGACTACAATTAACAAGTAACTAGGCTCTTAGCTTCAGGATCTAATCCGTGTGTGGCTGTGTGTGACATGACATGACAGCCCAGTATTACCACCATTGTAGTAAAGTGGTATCAGCAAGAGTGCAATCAGTATCATGAACATCATCTGATTGTTAGAATAGAAGGTTGAAATTGTCAAagactcaaatataaatatgtaGGGATCTAACTACGAATTTATTCTCCATGGCTGTTTAGTAGAGTTACAATaaagtattatatatatataatactagAAAACCATAGTTTCTAGGTTGAGTGTAGAGGTCAAACATAGGACAATGAAACAATTTTATAATACTTAAATTGCCGTTTATTTTGTCTCAATTTTAGTAAATATATAAAGATCTATTCTCACTTCATTAAGATTATTTCCTAGCTTTAAATAATCAACAAAGCTCACTAAAATGTGAGTGAAGGTTTCTCTAGTGCTATTCGAAGGTGTCAGGCATCAATTCTAGTAATAATTAATTCCCGGGCAGAAAGTTAGTTGAGTCTTAATGATCTTGATAATGAAACTAAGTTAACGCGGATGCTTATTTGTTGGTAGTTGCTATCTACAAGGATCACCTGTCCATTAACTATTATTCAAAAATTCACTTTAGAAAACTTTCttggatatatattttttttatctttgcaCTGGGAGGAGTGTTTTGGCTTTTATCCTGCTAGGGAGAATAAAGGGATGTATGTGTGATCCGCAGAATCGAGAGAGTAAATGCTGCTGCAAGTCTATAACAATATAAAGACCTCAATGAAACCATTGTATTTGGAAGAGTAGCCTTGTATTTTGAAACACCATGCACAAACCTAAAGAGATTCACATTTTCTGAAACCTCTAGTTGTCAGATTATCTATGAATTTTATATTCCAACAGAACTACTGACTTGGAGACGACAATATATGATGCGATAGTAGAGCCATTTGTTCACGGTCATCTGTGAATTGAATCCCTTTGACCCTTTGCTGCTACAAAATAATCAACTCAATTCCAACTCTAGAAGCATCAATAACATTTGGTGCCTCTCAAGAGAGTTTTTTTCCCCTTCTAATGTCAATCTCAATGTTCGTTCCTCTGGATTTCCTACTCCTTTCCTGAGTTTCTCCAACCAGTATCcagcttttaaaattctttattcttttttttttatttttttaaaactctttattgCTGGTACTTGATGTAGAAGCTATCTTGCATTAATGCCTGATGCCAAAATTTAAACAAATATTTAATATCAGTGAGATGGCAGTAAAATAAGTCATGTCATGTGACTACAGAGTGATGCATTAAATAAGGAATTATTAGTTTATGGGTCTTATTTTCTCGATGTGCACATGATTATTAATGCTAAAGTTCTACAAATTATTATTTCACTCTGTCATTGTCGCCAGGGCATAGAAAACGAGATACGTGAAGACGTTCCTTCCGACAACTCAGATGGTGAAACAATAATGTGTGATAAATTTGAAGGTACATCATTTTTCACTCTGATGAACATTGTTTTCATCCCGATGTTTGTAGGTTTAATTCTTTGAAGTTTCATTGATATTTGTCAAATGCTTTTTATGTTGCATACTGGTCACAGATTAGTGTATGCTTTGCAAGTATCTTTCACCTCGTGCTTGGTGACTATTAAAAGCTAATCACGCTATCAGTTTTGGTTCTTGGTGACTATGCACTTATACATTGGCTACTCATGGATATGGTCAAATCTAGGGCTAGTGTTTTGACTAGGTAGTGCTTGAACCCTCTACAACAACAATAAGAATATGCTCTGAGTCACATCTATCCAAAGTCAACTACATGCATTTTATCTCTATGTGGCAATATGCGGCTACATCAAGGGTGCATAAAAAATTACATAGAATAACAATAAACTGCAGATGATGCACAAATAATCATTTGAAGAATTATTATAgtggatattttttttttaaaaaaaaagaaaagttgttCATTGAATATCAATAAACTACCGGAGTGCACATATGATTTACCCTTACTAAATAATTGAAATTCTGCATATGATAGTGAATTACACACGGGTTCTTTAATTGATAATCTACTAGCTATAAGTATTATTTGttgatataaatatttaatataaaatttaaattgttaaaatatttttgataattgtTAGTTTGCTAAACCTAAATCGTATCTATATATATTTTCCTAGCATATCTACCCATATTTCAAGTCTCTTTGCTAGAGATGTGAGCTTTACAGCTACGCAATTTTAAGTTTGTTTCTGGCATTGCATCTTATTTCTCTTGATAAAAAATTTTCTGTGGCAATATGTATAACCAATGAACTTTTTGCAGATTGCTTGATAAACGATTCCAACCCAAAGTCTTCATTATCAAAATTCCTTGCGCTAGCGATGGGAGCTGTTGGCAATTTCGTTATGAAATTGCTTGCcattttctttttgttctttgGGTTGAAAAATGGACGTTTCGGCAATAGAAATGTCCAGTCATCGGGTCATCATGGGATAGAGCCAACCAATGAGAATTCCATGAACAACTTGATTTATCACGATGCCGCAGAAGAAGACCCTATCCTACCGTGCATGGAGAAATTCCAGAAGCTTGATCAATTAATTGACTTAGACATGGAACCTATGGGGATTTCTGAAGAAAATGGTGGCGTTTTTGTAGATTCACCAAATAGTTTGGAATCTCTAAAGCATGAGTTACTGGAAGAAAACAATGTGAGTGCTTTTTAGTTGTTATTTGAGAAGTACATCTTGGCAGACTATTATGGATTTTTGCAGGTTACACGAGAGACCTCAGAAAAGCAAATTCAAGTTTCAGATGCAAGAATCACAGGAGACATCAACAGACGTTCCAGTAGAAGAAGGTTCCTTTTAGCTTTGATAATGTCCTAAAATGAGCATTAGGCTGACACTTTTCCTTTCTGATGATCTCGCTTTGCTGATTTATATATGCAGAGCAAGTCTTTCTAAATTGAGGAGCACAATTAGTTCTTGGAGGATGACTTACAGATGTTCTTGAACAAATAGACGAATGAATATTGAAGAGGATGAGACCATTGTAATACGTGCTCTTACACCTGTAATGTAAACTGATCCAATGCTTTAAATATACATCTTGGCCAACGACACTGAAGTGTCATTTTATCAGGGGAAAATGGGTCTCCAGTTCTCCATTTTCATTTGATAAATGGTTATTCAATATATTTtctgataatttttaaaaaattatttttcgtaTTATAAGAATTAAGTTAAGttggtaattttttttctttgaaaagaTAAGTTTGAAACAGTAAACAAGAAAAATTATTGATTATAAACATCTGCCTACTCATACACCATTGGATATTGCTACTAGAATTTTCTCCCTTCTACAAATATAGGTAAAAGGAAAGTTAATGCATTATCTATCTTTTGTTCTTATCGTGTTGAAGAGACTGTGACAAATCATTTCTTTAAGAGTATAATCTATGTATGATATACAATCTTTAAATCCTTGATATGAATTAAGGAATTCAAAATAAAAAGGATTATGAAAATATAAGTCGCATCAGCATTACCGATTAATAGTCGATCGATGATAACCAGGGCAAATCTTCCCTCACTAACTTCTCTTTGTTTTTCACTCTCCTGCACATCCAAGACTCACTCTCTAGTGGCTAGTGCAATGCTCTGCTCTCTTGTTGCCTTCAACTCACGCCACGGAAATCTCTAAgccaattaattaaacaattacgaGCCGCAAATGCCCTCGCCATCATCTCAAAtccaatcaattaaattaatccaCCGCTGGAGAACACTATAAATAGCATCCGAGGCCAGAAACCAAAACATCGTCGAAACACAGAGGCCGAGCGGCGGCAGAAGCAGCGCCCGCAGAGATGATGGCCGCCGGAGCAAACTCGCTGCTCCGTTGCATCTTCGAGGGCTGCATCCAGGCCAGGTGCTCCGACATCGACCAGCGCCCCTACCACCGTAACTGCAAGTGCGCGCTGCACCGCCGCCGATTCGCCAACCCCGGCCCGCGCCCCAACATTTCCTACCCGACTCGACGACCACGCCGCCTCCGCCACGGCCTCAGCTTGGCGGCTGACTCCGCCAGCCCGGATCTTCTCCTGGACGGCGAGAGAAGCCGCCGCCATCGACCCGTGGAGGCGGCCGAGGATATCATCGATTTCAGTTCGTGGGAAGCAGTGCCTTAGTTCGTACGATTGAATGCGCGCGTTTGATTTGTATTCCTGCACTTGTCCTTTGAGTTTACTTAGTCGATTCAGAAACGAAAATAAACGAGAGAGCCGCCCGGAGAGTTGAGATGGCGGTGCCCGAGTGAAAAATGGAGTTTGAGAAATATTGTTTCCCATGTTTCTGTATGAGAATTTCATCTCCAAATTGAATACCAGAGTCTTTCTTACTATCAAAGTGGCAAAGTCCAGCCACGAGGAAGGCATGCTCGGACAATCTTATTACTATCATGCATAATTTAAAGCAGTACTATAGTACGTACGTCATTTTAGAAATGACGATAGAAATATACAAAATATACAACTGTAAAAATGGTAAATAAGATCAATAAATAATAGTAACTTTTTAAAGTTGGTATCCAATTTCTAACTTGTGCCAATTAATTCAATCTAGTCCTACTAAAATTTCTTATCGGCCGCTAAAATAAATTAAGAAGTGATCTTAACGGATGGTTCATCAACCTAACATTTTTAGGTTAATcatccattaaaaaaaatttatccgtTAATTCACTACTCGCGATTCTTAgatacttaaaaaattaaaaagacatCCTTCGTTACATCATTCAAAACAAAAGAAGCTAATTCATAGAATTTACAACTCTTTCTTCGCAACAAAGATGCTAATGTTATTCTCCTATACTGGTTATTATCCTCGAGAGTAGAGTTCCTCCTTCATGCCACTTAATCTGATGAGTTGGTGAAAAGTAATTGTCAAGGAGAAGATTGCAAGTGACATAATAGTGAGGGGGTTATGAAAAAGAGTCTACAAGCACTCATCAAAAGATTAGAATAAGTGTTGAGTTTGAACTCGAGGTGATCACTTCAACACTCAAGTTAGCACCGAGGTTAGGAGAAAATGAAAGTGGTGGAGTAGAGGAGTCCAGATAATTGTGGGTGCATATATGCACTCGTGAGAGAGAACAACCTTTTATAGAGTTATAACTATACCTTTGCGTTCTCCATGTATTTCGAGATTACTATAATAAATTTGACTTTTCGTAGCATGTATCTCATGTTGCACAACTTCAAGTTGTTAAAAGTCATAAAACATTGACAGTGCGCATTGCGTGCTGTTGTTAATTGCATTTGCAGCGCGCAATTGAGCATTGCAAATGCTATTATCTGAAGAGAATGATTGAGCACTGCGGATGCATTAACCACACCACCTAGCCACACACTGCGAATAATAACATCCACAGTAGCATATGCGCGTTGTAAATAATAACATCCGCAATGCTCAATCGCACGTTGTTGTTAGGGTATGATAGTAACCTCATACACTTACAATCTTATATACACATACCATACAATTATAATACCATAGATAATGTAACCATCAACACCACActttatcaaaataataattcaccTAATAAGAGAAAATAATCCAAACTAGTCATATAAATTCACTTAATAATATGATTTCTTTCTTCAAAAAGTATATGATAAAATCAGTAACTTAGTCACAAAACACTATGAACTTAGATAATCAACCAATTGTACTTTCTATTACAtatttaagaaaaaatatttcataattcGATCGAATTATGCCCACTTTTTTCACTGATCTTgtctggaatctgagtcagatggatcgccgggtgaggtggatgaaatgttgaccgagtcgcgaTGTCTCAGAAGGGGGGGGTGTGCTAAGATGActtccgtgttgaccaagtcttcagaagtcttCTGGTCAATGCTACCTGCAGCTAGCGACTGGGTCGCCTCGatccctggtaccccgaggctcgaggAGGATCCAACAAATAGATAAATAACatgctaataatataataataaaataaatgaggTGCGAGTACGGAAaatgtaccctggcccaggggggcacaTTCGGATGGGATGCTGCTCAAGTTGTCGCAACTCGGAAGGGTAGATGAATGTGTCGGACGAGGAGCTGGATTTGACGACGCGGAGCCGAACACGGTGGCACGAAATCGGATGTGacctcggcacgcaggccgagataAGACATCGGTACGTAGGCCGAGATACAAATATCGACGCGTAGGCCGGA
It contains:
- the LOC122026169 gene encoding phosphatidylinositol/phosphatidylcholine transfer protein SFH9-like isoform X2 → MVRAMFSFSSRGSTPDGVRRRGGGKRPELPATITEEEEEEDEDYSECMEAFRTALIEQNLLPPRHDDYPTLMRFLKARGFNIEKATHMWSEMLQWRINFGADTIIHDFVFDELDEVLHYYPHGFHGVDKDGRPLYIERLGKVESNRLLAVTTVERFLKYHVQCIEKMLTEKFPACSVATQRHIDMMITILDVQGVNWISVGKLARDVVVQIQKIDTDNYPEILYKLFVINAGSGFRLLWNTIKGIIDPRTAAKIVVLGERYQNTLLECIEMSELPEFLGGSCTCSDKGGCLRSNRGPWSEPEIINLVQEAKQMSPSSRGNVLYGEKLNQQVRMFKKSNMNEKSYKESVSHTGSVLQFATQSTPVHENGIENEIREDVPSDNSDGETIMCDKFEDCLINDSNPKSSLSKFLALAMGAVGNFVMKLLAIFFLFFGLKNGRFGNRNVQSSGHHGIEPTNENSMNNLIYHDAAEEDPILPCMEKFQKLDQLIDLDMEPMGISEENGGVFVDSPNSLESLKHELLEENNVTRETSEKQIQVSDARITGDINRRSSRRRASLSKLRSTISSWRMTYRCS
- the LOC122026169 gene encoding phosphatidylinositol/phosphatidylcholine transfer protein SFH9-like isoform X3 — its product is MVRAMFSFSSRGSTPDGVRRRGGGKRPELPATITEEEEEEDEDYSECMEAFRTALIEQNLLPPRHDDYPTLMRFLKARGFNIEKATHMWSEMLQWRINFGADTIIHVRLANDFVFDELDEVLHYYPHGFHGVDKDGRPLYIERLGKVESNRLLAVTTVERFLKYHVQCIEKMLTEKFPACSVATQRHIDMMITILDVQGVNWISVGKLARDVVVQIQKIDTDNYPEILYKLFVINAGSGFRLLWNTIKGIIDPRTAAKIVVLGERYQNTLLECIEMSELPEFLGGSCTCSDKGGCLRSNRGPWSEPEIINLVQEAKQMSPSSRGNVLYGEKLNQQVRMFKKSNMNEKSYKESVSHTGSVLQFATQSTPVHENGIENEIREDVPSDNSDGETIMCDKFEDCLINDSNPKSSLSKFLALAMGAVGNFVMKLLAIFFLFFGLKNGRFGNRNVQSSGHHGIEPTNENSMNNLIYHDAAEEDPILPCMEKFQKLDQLIDLDMEPMGISEENGGVFVDSPNSLESLKHELLEENNKSKFKFQMQESQETSTDVPVEEEQVFLN
- the LOC122026169 gene encoding phosphatidylinositol/phosphatidylcholine transfer protein SFH9-like isoform X1; protein product: MVRAMFSFSSRGSTPDGVRRRGGGKRPELPATITEEEEEEDEDYSECMEAFRTALIEQNLLPPRHDDYPTLMRFLKARGFNIEKATHMWSEMLQWRINFGADTIIHVRLANDFVFDELDEVLHYYPHGFHGVDKDGRPLYIERLGKVESNRLLAVTTVERFLKYHVQCIEKMLTEKFPACSVATQRHIDMMITILDVQGVNWISVGKLARDVVVQIQKIDTDNYPEILYKLFVINAGSGFRLLWNTIKGIIDPRTAAKIVVLGERYQNTLLECIEMSELPEFLGGSCTCSDKGGCLRSNRGPWSEPEIINLVQEAKQMSPSSRGNVLYGEKLNQQVRMFKKSNMNEKSYKESVSHTGSVLQFATQSTPVHENGIENEIREDVPSDNSDGETIMCDKFEDCLINDSNPKSSLSKFLALAMGAVGNFVMKLLAIFFLFFGLKNGRFGNRNVQSSGHHGIEPTNENSMNNLIYHDAAEEDPILPCMEKFQKLDQLIDLDMEPMGISEENGGVFVDSPNSLESLKHELLEENNVTRETSEKQIQVSDARITGDINRRSSRRRASLSKLRSTISSWRMTYRCS
- the LOC122026169 gene encoding phosphatidylinositol/phosphatidylcholine transfer protein SFH9-like isoform X4, whose amino-acid sequence is MYGGLPDCLDRTESASASPRRLPHLDAARGFNIEKATHMWSEMLQWRINFGADTIIHVRLANDFVFDELDEVLHYYPHGFHGVDKDGRPLYIERLGKVESNRLLAVTTVERFLKYHVQCIEKMLTEKFPACSVATQRHIDMMITILDVQGVNWISVGKLARDVVVQIQKIDTDNYPEILYKLFVINAGSGFRLLWNTIKGIIDPRTAAKIVVLGERYQNTLLECIEMSELPEFLGGSCTCSDKGGCLRSNRGPWSEPEIINLVQEAKQMSPSSRGNVLYGEKLNQQVRMFKKSNMNEKSYKESVSHTGSVLQFATQSTPVHENGIENEIREDVPSDNSDGETIMCDKFEDCLINDSNPKSSLSKFLALAMGAVGNFVMKLLAIFFLFFGLKNGRFGNRNVQSSGHHGIEPTNENSMNNLIYHDAAEEDPILPCMEKFQKLDQLIDLDMEPMGISEENGGVFVDSPNSLESLKHELLEENNVTRETSEKQIQVSDARITGDINRRSSRRRASLSKLRSTISSWRMTYRCS
- the LOC122026169 gene encoding phosphatidylinositol/phosphatidylcholine transfer protein SFH9-like isoform X5, with product MYGGLPDCLDRTESASASPRRLPHLDAARGFNIEKATHMWSEMLQWRINFGADTIIHDFVFDELDEVLHYYPHGFHGVDKDGRPLYIERLGKVESNRLLAVTTVERFLKYHVQCIEKMLTEKFPACSVATQRHIDMMITILDVQGVNWISVGKLARDVVVQIQKIDTDNYPEILYKLFVINAGSGFRLLWNTIKGIIDPRTAAKIVVLGERYQNTLLECIEMSELPEFLGGSCTCSDKGGCLRSNRGPWSEPEIINLVQEAKQMSPSSRGNVLYGEKLNQQVRMFKKSNMNEKSYKESVSHTGSVLQFATQSTPVHENGIENEIREDVPSDNSDGETIMCDKFEDCLINDSNPKSSLSKFLALAMGAVGNFVMKLLAIFFLFFGLKNGRFGNRNVQSSGHHGIEPTNENSMNNLIYHDAAEEDPILPCMEKFQKLDQLIDLDMEPMGISEENGGVFVDSPNSLESLKHELLEENNVTRETSEKQIQVSDARITGDINRRSSRRRASLSKLRSTISSWRMTYRCS